GCAGCCGGGCGGCGTCGATCCGGGTGCGCATGTCGGCGAGCTGGAAGGCGATGCCCTGGTTGTCGATGATCGGCCGGCCGAACTGGCTGCGGGTCTTCGCGTAGTCGAGGGCGACCTCGTAGGCGGCGCGGGCGGTGCCCACGGCCATCGCGCCGACGGCCGGGCGGGACGCCTCGAAGGTGGCCATCGCCGCGTTCTTGACGCGCTCGCCGCCGGACCTGGCGCGCTCGCGGGCGCGGGCGAGGCGCTCGTCGAGCTTCTCCTTGCCGCCGAGCAGGCAGTGTCCGGGGACGCGGACGTCCTCCAGGACCACCTCGGCGGTGTGCGAGGCGCGGATGCCGTGCTTCTTGAACTTCTGGCCCTGGGAGAGGCCGGGGGTGTCCGGCGGCACGATGAAGGAGGCGTGGCCCTTGGAGCCGATGTCGGGGTCGACGACGGCGACGACGACGTGGACGTTGGCTATGCCGCCGTTGGTCGCCCAGGTCTTGGTGCCGTTGAGGACCCACTCGTCCTTGGCCTCGTCGTAGACGGCCCGGGTGCGCATCGAGGCGACGTCGGATCCGGCGTCGGGCTCGGACGAGCAGAAGGCGGCGACCTTCACGTCGTCGGCGTCGCC
The nucleotide sequence above comes from Streptomyces sp. NBC_01116. Encoded proteins:
- a CDS encoding acyl-CoA dehydrogenase family protein, whose protein sequence is MAEFTLELNDDQKQVKEWLHGFAADVIRPAASEWDEREETPWPVIQEAAKVGIYSLDFYAQQFFDPTGLGIPMAMEELFWGDAGIALSIVGTGLAAVGVLANGTEEQIGTWIPQMYGDADDVKVAAFCSSEPDAGSDVASMRTRAVYDEAKDEWVLNGTKTWATNGGIANVHVVVAVVDPDIGSKGHASFIVPPDTPGLSQGQKFKKHGIRASHTAEVVLEDVRVPGHCLLGGKEKLDERLARARERARSGGERVKNAAMATFEASRPAVGAMAVGTARAAYEVALDYAKTRSQFGRPIIDNQGIAFQLADMRTRIDAARLLVWRASWMATTGKPFTSAEGSMSKLYASETARDVTAQAIQILGGNGFTREYPVERMHRDAAIYTIFEGTSEIQRLVIARTLSGMPIR